A single Anopheles arabiensis isolate DONGOLA chromosome 2, AaraD3, whole genome shotgun sequence DNA region contains:
- the LOC120898549 gene encoding alpha-tocopherol transfer protein-like, whose product MTVTYGVEKCPEKFDEYRCSLPEQYRKLAADQLREDDHIRKQAIDQMRQWIAKHPYIRRCRTDAVFLLRFLRQRKFSIPKACEMLERYLALRQTFPHWFQGLDPFEKTMVALGEEEVFHVLGFDAKGQIVILIKSRNFRVDKYDLEDLIRFLHMNMEILSCDEMVQVAGVVLIVDCYEASMAHFTLFRLSEMRNIGPYINHLLPIRCREIHVIRLPKVAASIVDLLFAYVSPKLKHRFFFHKTINEAVSYLGKTLLPTEYTDQTEEPKALTHVYSKRIRESRDELQLLDQMEIDVAKFSSVWSKTGCAPGGIDAGMVGSFRKLDID is encoded by the exons atgaCGGTCACCTACGGTGTCGAGAAGTGTCCGGAAAAGTTCGACGAGTATCGGTGCAGCCTGCCCGAGCAGTACCGGAAGCTGGCGGCGGACCAGCTGCGCGAGGACGATCACATCCGCAAGCAGGCCATCGATCAGATGCGCCAGTGGATAGCGAAGCATCCGTACATCCGCCGCTGCCGCACGGATGCGGTGTTTCTGCTGCGCTTTCTGCGCCAGCGCAAGTTCTCCATCCCGAAGGCGTGCGAAATGCTGGAACGATATCTAGCCCTTCGCCAGACGTTCCCGCACTGGTTCCAGGGGCTGGACCCGTTCGAGAAGACGATGGTGGCGCTCGGCGAGGAGGAGGTGTTCCACGTGCTCGGGTTCGACGCCAAGGGCCAGATCGTGATACTGATCAAGTCGCGCAACTTCCGCGTGGACAAGTACGACCTGGAGGATCTGATACGGTTTCTGCATATGAACATGGAGATTTTGTCCTGCGACGAGATGGTGCAGGTGGCCGGCGTGGTACTGATCGTGGACTGTTACGAAGCATCGATGGCACACTTCACGCTGTTCCGGCTGAGCGAGATGCGCAACATTGGGCCGTACATCAACCACCTGCTGCCGATCCGCTGCCGGGAAATTCACGTCATCCGGCTGCCGAAGGTGGCTGCATCTATCGTGGATCTGCTGTTTGCCTACGTCAGCCCCAAGCTGAAGCATCGGTTCTTT TTCCACAAAACCATTAATGAGGCGGTAAGCTACCTGGGCAAGACGCTGCTACCAACGGAGTACACCGATCAAACCGAAGAACCGAAAGCCCTCACGCACGTGTACAGCAAGCGCATCCGCGAAAGCCGcgacgagctgcagctgctcgacCAGATGGAGATTGATGTGGCCAAGTTTTCCTCCGTGTGGAGCAAGACCGGCTGTGCGCCGGGCGGTATCGACGCGGGGATGGTGGGCAGCTTCCGCAAGCTGGACATCGACTAG
- the LOC120896754 gene encoding retinaldehyde-binding protein 1-like has protein sequence MTFPRWSQVEKGEGLYVIKQSADTNTASRVLGLWTVRSPVVCSVSCGKDRSAQMAQRAETFFPCDGLSGLLDQIATTELREEDKLRDQSLAAMREWIRQNGRLHRCRTDDRFLLRFLRVKKFSVPMACEMLERYLTMRQTYPRWFARLDPEDADLGAVLDACCLVPIGRDPASGRIVIFGVVRNFDAQRYNSDTMIRLNMLVAEALLDEEANQIAGFTHIFDNGGMTMAHVTCWTLDNLAGYLRSVINCVPVRLKENHFVSVPTFAAQISKYCLSFASEKLRARIHCHSTVEELRAKVSPELLPLEYGGNGATLKVLNERFREFLRSKRTTLLELDEMEIDLKDPREAAVHEDVGEVVADGAVGSFRKLSID, from the exons ATGACGTTTCCGCGGTGGAGCCAGGTTGAGAAGGGGGAAGGGCTGTATGTTATTAAACAGAGCGccgacacaaacacagcaagcCGGGTTCTCGGGCTCTGGACCGTGCGCTCCCCAGTAGTGTGTTCCGTTTCGTGCGGAAAAGATCGGTCTGCGCAAATGGCCCAACGTGCTGAAACGTTCTTCCCGTGCGATGGGCTGTCCGGCTTGCTGGACCAGATTGCAACCACGGAACTGCGGGAAGAGGACAAGCTGCGCGACCAATCGCTGGCCGCGATGCGTGAGTGGATCCGGCAGAATGGGCGACTCCACCGGTGCCGCACGGACGATCGCTTTCTGTTGCGATTTTTGCGCGTGAAAAAGTTCTCCGTCCCGATGGCTTGCGAGATGCTGGAACGTTATCTGACCATGCGCCAGACGTATCCACGCTGGTTCGCCCGGCTTGATCCGGAAGATGCGGATCTCGGGGCGGTACTGGATGCGTGCTGTTTGGTGCCGATCGGACGTGATCCGGCGAGTGGACGGATTGTGATCTTCGGTGTGGTGAGGAACTTTGACGCCCAGCGGTACAACTCGGACACGATGATACGGTTGAACATGCTGGTGGCGGAAGCGTTGCTGGACGAGGAAGCGAACCAGATAGCCGGCTTTACGCACATCTTCGACAATGGCGGCATGACGATGGCACACGTCACGTGCTGGACGCTGGACAACCTGGCCGGCTACTTGCGGAGCGTAATCAACTGTGTGCCGGTGCGGTTGAAGGAGAACCATTTCGTCAGTGTGCCCACGTTTGCGGCACAAATCAGCAAGTACTGTTTGTCGTTCGCAAGTGAGAAGCTTCGTGCCCGCATTCAT TGTCACAGCACGGTGGAAGAGTTACGGGCGAAGGTGTCCCCGGAGCTGCTGCCCCTGGAATACGGTGGCAACGGCGCCACCCTGAAGGTGCTGAACGAACGATTTAGAGAGTTTCTTCGGTCGAAGCGCACTACGCTGCTGGAGCTTGACGAGATGGAGATCGATCTGAAGGATCCACGAGAAGCGGCCGTCCACGAGGATGTGGGCGAGGTGGTGGCCGATGGTGCCGTTGGCAGCTTCCGAAAGCTCTCGATCGATTGA
- the LOC120896811 gene encoding alpha-tocopherol transfer protein-like, translating to MPSDELVVLPAPNLDKAPARYDNEIDELDAHCQQLARDFLRENATIRDQSLTQLRDWIAKHPHIKRCRTDARFLLRFLRTKKYSFINASHMLERYLACRVVHPHWFKRLDIEDREMCGLVEAGFLYPLLEKDARGRTVIFGDAGTLDPKVYTVGHGSRMHMLVGETLYDDASVQCAGFVLVYDLSGITMGMLGLVTLNDIRDLATYLNNAVPMRIQELHFVNTPSLALKIANYTLALMNEKLRNRIMCHRSWEDLHKKVDKRLIPQEYGGKIPKEDHIAAFKQRCRIYRPQLLALDEMDYEVGRDMDSCKKSHVAEIETGTVGSFRKLQLD from the exons ATGCCCAGTGACGAGCTAGTGGTGCTTCCGGCCCCGAACCTGGACAAAGCGCCCGCCCGCTACGATAACGAGATCGACGAGCTGGACGCACACTGTCAGCAATTAGCGCGGGACTTTCTGCGCGAAAATGCGACGATTCGTGACCAGAGCCTGACCCAGCTGCGTGACTGGATCGCGAAGCATCCGCACATCAAGCGCTGCCGCACGGACGCACGCTTTCTGTTGCGCTTCCTGCGCACGAAGAAATACTCGTTCATCAATGCGTCGCACATGCTGGAGCGCTATCTGGCCTGCCGGGTGGTGCATCCGCACTGGTTCAAGCGGCTAGACATTGAGGATCGCGAGATGTGTGGGCTGGTGGAGGCGGGCTTTCTCTATCCGCTGCTGGAGAAGGATGCACGTGGTCGGACGGTGATTTTCGGCGATGCTGGTACGCTCGATCCGAAGGTGTACACGGTTGGGCATGGCAGCCGGATGCATATGCTGGTGGGCGAAACGCTGTACGATGATGCGTCTGTGCAGTGCGCTGGGTTTGTGCTGGTGTACGATTTGTCCGGCATTACGATGGGCATGTTGGGGCTGGTGACGCTGAACGATATACGCGATCTGGCGACGTACCTGAACAATGCGGTGCCGATGCGCATCCAGGAGCTACACTTTGTCAACACGCCGAGTTTGGCGCTGAAGATCGCGAACTACACGCTGGCGCTGATGAACGAGAAGCTTCGCAATCGTATCATG TGTCATCGCAGCTGGGAAGATCTGCACAAAAAGGTGGACAAGCGGCTCATCCCCCAGGAGTACGGTGGAAAGATCCCGAAGGAGGATCACATTGCCGCGTTCAAGCAGCGCTGTCGCATCTACCGTCCCCAGTTGCTGGCCCTGGACGAGATGGACTACGAGGTTGGGCGCGATATGGACAGCTGCAAGAAGTCGCACGTGGCAGAAATTGAAACGGGAACGGTGGGAAGCTTCCGCAAGCTGCAGCTCGACTAG
- the LOC120895272 gene encoding clavesin-1-like, translating into MDNDTTVYSNCASPATYQPYTWTLSDKLRKTAKSELREDEHLRTQGLAQMREFIAKSPHIKRCRTDALFLLRFLRTKKYSIPQACAMLEKYLTVRQTNPVWFERMDVDDPEIAAIIDGGYIVPLPERDDHGRQVVLSVAGNLDLSRVSSALLARVHFLVQEVLADDEQSQICGYVHCVDERELSMKLMGMWSLVDIKKVADCIQNGLPNRINGFNLIGMPSTAATLLEFCVSLLSDKLRKRINLFRTVEDFAGKINRKILPKEYGGTVPMADMIAQFKDRCRRKRAQLLAMDEMYIELSKMPGHCADSCRRDLEAGMIGSFRKLEVD; encoded by the exons ATGGACAACGACACGACGGTCTACAGCAACTGTGCCAGCCCGGCCACCTACCAGCCGTACACCTGGACACTCTCGGACAAGCTGCGTAAGACGGCCAAATCGGAGCTGCGCGAGGACGAGCATCTGCGTACGCAGGGGTTGGCGCAGATGCGCGAGTTCATCGCCAAGAGTCCGCACATCAAGCGCTGCCGTACCGATGCGCTGTTTCTGTTGCGCTTTCTGCGCACCAAGAAGTACTCGATTCCGCAGGCCTGTGCCATGCTGGAGAAGTACCTGACGGTGCGCCAAACCAATCCGGTCTGGTTCGAGCGGATGGACGTGGACGATCCGGAGATTGCGGCCATCATCGATGGTGGGTACATTGTGCCGCTGCCAGAGCGGGACGATCATGGTCGGCAGGTGGTACTGTCCGTGGCTGGGAATTTGGATCTGAGCCGCGTGTCTTCGGCACTGTTGGCGCGCGTTCACTTCCTCGTGCAGGAGGTGCTGGCGGACGACGAGCAGTCGCAGATCTGCGGCTACGTGCATTGCGTGGACGAGCGGGAGCTGTCGATGAAGCTGATGGGCATGTGGTCGCTGGTGGACATCAAGAAGGTGGCGGACTGCATACAGAACGGATTGCCGAACCGTATCAATGGATTCAATCTGATTGGAATGCCCTCGACGGCCGCCACGCTGCTCGAGTTTTGCGTGTCGCTGTTGAGTGATAAGCTGCGCAAGCGAATTAAC CTGTTCCGCACCGTGGAGGACTTTGCCGGCAAGATTAACCGCAAGATTCTGCCGAAGGAGTACGGCGGTACCGTGCCGATGGCGGACATGATCGCTCAGTTTAAGGACCGCTGTCGCCGGAAGCGCGCCCAGCTGCTGGCAATGGACGAGATGTACATCGAGCTGTCGAAGATGCCGGGCCACTGTGCGGACTCGTGCCGTCGCGATCTGGAGGCGGGCATGATCGGAAGCTTCCGCAAGCTGGAGGTCGATTAA
- the LOC120895273 gene encoding clavesin-1-like, whose product MTNKIDLNKAPEAYAPYSFDLPDKFKIMAQDELREDDDMRENALKQFREWIAKHPLIRKCRTDAPFLLRFLRTKKFSIPAATEMLEKYLTIRQVYPHWFFKLDINDPDLEAIIDSGYLFALPERDEHGRKIIFSNAGKFDTSRFTSAQLIKIHSMVLEALQDEEESQISGYIHVTDDSELNIGFLSIWSFTDIRNLAHCVQNSLPMRQKENHFVSLPSFANKLSEFILSVLSEKLRNRVFVHRGWDEAKTKINPKLLPKEYGGTVPMAECIAQFKKQLKERRDIVLALDEMEIEINKSTIPWADSTDADIASGVIGSFRKLEVD is encoded by the coding sequence ATGACCAATAAAATCGACCTCAACAAAGCCCCCGAAGCGTACGCACCGTACAGCTTCGACCTGCCGGacaaattcaaaattatgGCCCAGGACGAGCTGCGCGAAGATGACGACATGCGGGAGAACGCCCTGAAGCAGTTCCGCGAGTGGATCGCCAAACATCCGCTGATCCGCAAGTGCCGCACGGACGCACCGTTCCTGCTGCGCTTTCTGCGCACGAAAAAGTTCTCCATCCCGGCGGCGACGGAGATGCTGGAGAAGTACCTGACCATCCGGCAGGTCTATCCGCACTGGTTCTTCAAGCTGGACATTAACGATCCCGACCTGGAGGCGATCATTGACAGTGGCTACCTGTTCGCGCTGCCCGAGCGTGACGAGCATGGGCGCAAGATCATCTTCTCCAACGCGGGCAAGTTCGATACGAGCCGGTTCACGTCGGCCCAGCTGATCAAGATCCACTCGATGGTGCTGGAGGCGCTGCAGGACGAAGAGGAGTCACAGATCTCGGGCTACATACACGTGACGGACGATTCCGAGCTGAACATCGGCTTCCTGAGCATCTGGTCGTTTACGGACATTCGCAACTTGGCGCACTGTGTGCAGAACTCGCTGCCGATGCGTCAGAAGGAGAACCACTTCGTCAGCCTGCCCTCGTTCGCGAACAAGCTGTCGGAGTTTATACTGTCCGTGCTGAGCGAGAAGCTGCGCAACCGGGTGTTTGTCCATCGGGGCTGGGATGAAGCGAAGACCAAGATCAATCCCAAGCTGCTGCCGAAGGAGTACGGCGGTACGGTGCCGATGGCGGAGTGTATCGCCCAGTTCAAGAAGCAGCTCAAAGAACGTCGTGATATTGTGCTGGCACTGGACGAGATGGAGATCGAGATCAACAAGAGTACGATCCCGTGGGCTGACAGTACGGATGCGGACATTGCCAGTGGTGTCATCGGCAGCTTCCGCAAGCTGGAAGTTGACTAA
- the LOC120896948 gene encoding mucin-2-like, which yields MMWKLLILTGCLVTSGLARPDVSHLLKRTGADKQKRQSFIGTSVSVTGNGAVATEIKSGDAAAAVEAFIPQISLLPLQENQPSPFKRLEERVGYDYQKPDFPLDVHPDSNLVNPVSTQAPEYLPPEDGQESSNVDQVAPSSSPSTTTSTTTTTTTTTTTTTTTPAPTTTTTTPAPQTNGPSTTEQLFDEDEGYGYKKPEVMLPTNINEVIGEPSDINQLATTTVPTTTTTAKNSLEYLPPKPLPELVVPKEPSSTPSTTQQPPQTEPSTYPTSPSSTTTYQVQTETQPPYSKLPEASVYPDASGSVSTVVTQQTPSTEIPSTSAPEYLPPDSEMNGFQIIVRTGSDSDDSDTTSTTTGSSEGSSSTTTVVVQSFDSTTTAAPVQPEADSQVREEQPEQSTTTEGQTTTAASSPSSSVPLFTDETVAPVDDASSVIEMINQMQETSQVAGQADFVPELRVDDEPATASEVTTVSSFSSSVTTVVPSQAATDLPAVEPTERSEPEQQPEATTGPSLIDLLTPTTTIVAVQNDTIITTYRPALSSGETTTLVSESSADETEIQSRIADPNDGYNYEAPENGLTVPAGSSVPPSHTLEADGYHYKVPAVPFP from the exons ATG ATGTGGAAACTTCTCATACTCACCGGCTGTCTGGTGACCAGTGGCCTTGCCCGGCCGGACGTGTCGCATCTGCTGAAGCGCACGGGTGCTGACAAGCAGAAGCGCCAAAGCTTCATCGGTACCTCGGTGTCCGTCACTGGCAATGGGGCCGTTGCGACGGAAATTAAGTCAGgtgacgcagcagcagcagtggaagcCTTCATACCGCAGATCAGCTTGCTGCCGCTGCAAGAAAACCAACCTTCACCATTCAAGCGGCTGGAGGAACGCGTCGGGTATGACTACCAAAAGCCAGACTTTCCGCTCGACGTCCATCCGGACTCGAACCTAGTCAACCCGGTGTCGACACAAGCGCCGGAATATCTGCCCCCAGAGGATGGTCAAGAGTCGTCGAACGTTGATCAGGTCGCACCGTCTAGCTCTCCGTCGACTACAACTTCTACAAcgaccactactactactactacgactACTACAACAACTACTCCGGCACCGACAACCACTACCACGACCCCTGCACCCCAGACAAATGGGCCTTCCACAACGGAGCAACTGTTCGACGAAGACGAAGGCTACGGATACAAGAAGCCCGAGGTAATGCTGCCGACCAACATCAACGAAGTGATCGGTGAGCCCAGTGACATCAATCAGCTCGCCACGACCACCGTaccgacgacgaccacgaccgCAAAGAACTCGCTGGAGTATCTTCCGCCCAAGCCGCTGCCCGAGCTGGTGGTACCGAAGGAGCCGAGCAGCACACCGTCCACAACGCAACAGCCACCACAAACCGAACCTTCGACCTATCCGACGAGCCCAAGCAGCACTACTACGTACCAGGTCCAGACGGAAACTCAACCACCGTACAGCAAGCTGCCGGAAGCGTCCGTTTATCCCGATGCATCGGGCTCGGTGTCTACTGTCGTGACGCAACAAACTCCCTCGACGGAGATCCCCTCTACCTCTGCGCCGGAGTATCTCCCACCGGACAGTGAGATGAATGGCTTCCAGATCATTGTGAGGACTGGATCTGATTCGGATGACAGTGATACTACCTCCACGACCACGGGAAGTAGCGAGGGAAGCAGCTCTACGACGACTGTGGTGGTTCAATCCTTCGACTCTACGACAACAGCTGCTCCCGTCCAGCCAGAAGCGGACAGTCAAGTACGAGAGGAGCAGCCAGAACAGTCGACGACGACCGAAGGCCAGACAACGACGGCAGCCAGCTCACCGAGCAGCAGTGTGCCACTATTCACCGACGAAACGGTTGCACCGGTTGATGACGCTTCGTCCGTGATTGAAATGATCAATCAGATGCAGGAAACGAGTCAGGTTGCTGGGCAGGCCGATTTTGTGCCCGAGCTGCGagtagacgacgaacccgcAACGGCAAGCGAAGTCACAACCGTCTCATCGTTCTCATCCTCCGTTACAACGGTCGTCCCATCGCAAGCGGCGACCGATCTCCCAGCCGTGGAACCAACGGAACGTAGCGAACCAGAGCAACAACCGGAGGCAACGACAGGTCCATCCCTGATCGATCTACTCACCCCGACGACAACGATCGTGGCCGTCCAGAACGATACGATCATCACCACGTACCGGCCGGCGCTTTCTTCCGGCGAAACGACAACACTGGTCTCGGAATCGAGCGCCGACGAGACGGAGATCCAGTCCAGGATAGCTGACCCGAACGATGGCTACAACTACGAGGCGCCGGAAAATGGGCTCACCGTACCGGCGGGCTCTTCCGTCCCACCGTCACACACGCTCGAAGCTGACGGGTATCATTATAAGGTTCCAGCGGTGCCGTTTCCCTAG